From a single Deltaproteobacteria bacterium genomic region:
- a CDS encoding CaiB/BaiF CoA-transferase family protein, producing the protein MAGPLKGVRVLDMTWALAGPYCTMVLCDLGAEVIKVESPDGGDPSRKSLPFIEGVSSYFLSVNRGKKSVAVNLRHPQGKEIVLALANQSDVLVENFRPGVMDRLGLGYGALRETNPRIIYAACSGFGQKGPYAHRPAYDVVVQGMGGALSITGEAGGPPVRVGFSIGDIGGGIFTALGVLAALHERESSGQGQMVDISMLDGQIALLENAFARFFATGEVPQRIGTRHPLRTPFQAFPTQDGHIVLAAGEERFWQRLCQVINRPDLLGDERFKDNPSRTRNHDQLEPILKEITQSKKTAEWVAMMDKSDIPCGPVNSIDQVVNDPHTAAREMITEVEHSKAGRLKVVNSPLKLSRTPVKIERACPELGEHTEEVLQNLLGF; encoded by the coding sequence ATGGCAGGTCCATTAAAGGGAGTAAGGGTTCTGGATATGACCTGGGCTTTGGCCGGGCCTTATTGCACCATGGTTCTATGTGATTTAGGGGCCGAGGTCATCAAGGTGGAAAGCCCGGATGGAGGAGACCCCTCGCGGAAGAGTCTTCCTTTCATTGAAGGGGTGAGCTCTTATTTCCTCAGCGTCAACCGTGGTAAGAAGAGCGTAGCCGTTAACCTGCGGCACCCCCAAGGCAAGGAGATCGTTTTAGCTCTGGCGAATCAATCAGATGTCCTAGTGGAGAATTTTCGGCCAGGGGTCATGGATCGCCTGGGATTGGGGTATGGCGCGCTGCGGGAAACCAACCCGAGGATTATTTACGCGGCCTGCTCGGGCTTTGGGCAGAAAGGGCCTTACGCTCACCGCCCAGCTTACGATGTAGTTGTGCAGGGCATGGGGGGAGCGCTTTCAATTACGGGAGAGGCCGGAGGCCCTCCAGTCCGCGTTGGTTTTTCAATCGGGGATATCGGAGGGGGAATTTTTACCGCTCTGGGCGTTCTTGCCGCCTTGCACGAACGCGAATCGAGCGGACAAGGGCAAATGGTTGACATCTCCATGCTGGACGGCCAAATCGCCCTTTTGGAAAATGCCTTTGCCCGCTTTTTCGCTACCGGGGAGGTTCCCCAGCGTATCGGTACCCGTCATCCGTTACGTACCCCTTTCCAAGCCTTCCCCACGCAGGACGGCCATATTGTTCTGGCAGCGGGCGAAGAGCGCTTTTGGCAGAGGTTGTGCCAGGTCATCAATCGCCCGGACTTGCTGGGGGATGAACGTTTCAAAGATAACCCTTCCAGGACCCGAAACCATGATCAGTTGGAACCGATTCTGAAGGAGATCACTCAGAGCAAGAAGACTGCTGAGTGGGTTGCCATGATGGATAAAAGCGATATCCCCTGCGGACCCGTAAACTCCATCGACCAAGTGGTTAATGATCCGCATACTGCTGCGCGAGAGATGATCACCGAGGTGGAGCATTCAAAGGCGGGGAGGCTAAAGGTAGTAAACAGTCCGTTGAAGCTGTCCAGGACACCGGTTAAGATCGAAAGGGCTTGCCCTGAATTGGGGGAGCATACAGAAGAAGTCCTGCAAAACCTTTTGGGCTTC